The genomic region gtgagaggaaaccatttAATGTTTTGTTAATTTTAGTTTTCAAAGGGCTTTCATACAAAAGGTTATTATACAAAATTAGAGTCCTTGTTATCTGGGTAATGTACTGTTGTGTGTTAATGATCAGTTAATAAACAAAAAACCGTAAGAATTTACACTGGCattttaacccagtaattaaTCACCAATCTATATCAGTTAACGTGCCAGTGTGAACTCTCACAAACCGGCACCAGGCGTCAGATTGCCTAGGGAGGATGTATCATCGCGATTCATTTTGAATtggtcttttttctttcttttttctttggcttggcttcgcggacgaagatttatggagggggtaaaaagtccacgtcagctgcaggctcgtttgtggctgaccagtccgatgcgggacaggcagacacgattgcagcggttgcaagggaaaattggttggttggggttgggtgttgggtttttcctcctttgacttttgtcagtgaggtgggctctgcggtcttcttcaaaggaggctgctgcccgccaaactgtgaggcgccaagatgcacggtttgaggcgttatcagcccactggcggtggtcattgtggcaggcaccaagagatttctttaggcagtccttgtaccttttctttggtgcacctctgtcacggtggccagtggagagctcgccatataatacgatcttgggaaggcgatggtcctccattctggagacgtgacccatccagcgcagctggatcttcagcagcgtggactcgatgctgtcgacctctgccatctcgagtacctcgacgttaggggtgtgagcgctccaatggatgttgaggatggagcggagacaacgctggtggaagcgttctaggagccgtaggtggtgccggtagaggacccatgattcggagccgaacaggagtgtgggtatgacaacggctctgtatacgcttatctttgtgaggtttttcagttggttgtttttccagactcttttgtgtagtcttccaaaggcgctatttgccttggcgagtctgttgtctatctcattgtcgatccttgcatctgatgaaatggtgcagccgagataggtaaactggttgaccgttttgagttttgtgtgcccgatggagatgtgggggggctggtagtcatggtggggagctggctgatggaggacctcagttttcttcaggctgacttccaggccaaacattttggcagtttccacaaagcaggacgtcaagcgctgaagagctggctctgaatgggcaactaaagcggcatcgtctgcaaagagtagttcacggacaagtttctcttgtgtcttggtgtgagcttgcaggtgcctcagattgaagagactgccatccgtgcggtaccggatgtaaacagcgtgaGTGTGAAAGGGCACAGAGAACCAGATAATATTGGTCCACTGTGAAAGACAAAAATGTGTTTTGAACTGGTTCGTTGAactgccaatttactggttagcaaATTTGAAAAGGGCTATAGATTAATTTTGATTTGAGAGGTTGTGACCAGTAGAATACTGGTGAGGGTTTGAGGCTCAGCTGTTGAGTCTTAATCAATAATTTAGATGAAAGGATAAAGGTAAAAATTTCAAGATCTAAAGCTAGGTGGCAGTATGAGCTACAagtagaaagtgaaaaagtttcaGGGGAAGAAGCCAGAAAAATTGGGTCATGGTTTGTAATTGGCATCTTATGGTAGAAAAGGTAAAGGCTGAGAACTTTTAAAAAGGTGAAAGATTAAAATGTTTGTGTTCAGGAGGCCAAACTGTTCACGTACAGTAAACATGAAGTTAATGTGCTGGTTCAGTAGAATTTTaggaaatgaaaaatatgaaacgaAGTCTTGATCCAGATATATCGAGCCCTCATGAGACCACATGGGAAATTATGTATGCATGTCTGGTTACCCAAGGAAGATTTAAtggaaatgaaataaaaacaatgctggagaaactcagcagatcaaacagtgaactttatgtagcaaagataaagatacatcaccaacattttggacttgagcccttcatcaaggaatgagcaaaatgtggacATGAGTCTAAAGaaaatgatgggggaggggcaggggagaagcacAGAGTACAAGGTTTCAACAAATTAGGATGTTGGTTTTATCATATGACGAGGAATGGATGGACCACTTGCCCTTGTTTGTATTGTTCTTGACATGTCTATGTAGTGGCCAAATGCTCTCAGCTGAATTTCGACCCAATGTTGCAAATACTAGTTTAGTTCCTTCATCTCAGATTATTTTTGTTTCTGCtcatttcattaaaattatttGATTTGGACAATAAATTGGACTGATACCCTACTTCAAAAAAGGTTTAAATTGTATGTTGAACAGTGAGAAaatcaatatctttattaaacaaCTAAAGCATATATGCAAAAAAATGAAATGGGTAAAGAAAATGTGATAATAATTTTCTACAATTTATTTTGATGCCAACTGTGATTAGTTTTTTACATCCATGCTTCACATGCTGCCTGTTTTCTTCTCCAacttctttctcctccccccccgcccccaatctGTGCTAAAGTCCACATTATATGCTCCCTTAGTCTACTTCCAGCAGAACTGAACCTGTGTATCTCTGCCACCACCACAGTCTTACTCTAAATCTACATCTTAAAGTGTTCTACCTATGATAAAAGGAAACATTTCCTGCAGTCTACCCTATCAAAAACCTCTCCTACACTTAATCAAGTCAACTCTTAATGTACTGCACTTTGGAGAGACAGACTAGACTTCTAATAGAACTGGTCCATCTCTCAGAAAATTTTTGTAAATTTATGTGCTCTCTCCAGGAATGTCCCATCCTCTAGCATGCTGACCATGACTGCATGTGGTTTCCCAGCCGAGGCCTGCCAAGGTTTCGTTAAGTTGGAGCAGAACCTCCCCTCTTTGTATTTGAAGCCTAATATCTCACTTAACCACTATCTACTCGTGTTGCCACTTTAAAGGATCCAAGTCTCTTTTCCATTTCCCTAAGACTACTATTCACTGTGTATGCCATTGGTACTCCCAAAAGCATCATctcatattaaactccatctacctctTCAGTTCATTTCATAATTTCTTTGTCATGTAATATGTTCCATGTGTCAACTGACTAACCATGCCTCCTATGTCCATATCCCACACATTCATCTATGTTACAAACAATCAAGGGTCTCAACATGGATCCTTGTTGGACAACATTAATTCCAGACATCCAAATGCAATAATAATCCTCTACAATTTCCCCTCTTTCTCCTATTGCTGATCCAGTTTGCCAACGTGGGATGGATCTTATGGGCTATAATCTGTGTATCAGTCTCCCATGTgcaatcttgtcaaaggcctttaagTCCATGTAAGCTACATGACTGCAGTTACTGTGAGATTTAAAACTAGAGGAGATGAGTGAGCTTGATTTGGCATCTTTTATTGAAAATGTTAAAAGTTAGCATTGCTAATTTTATGTACTTTCAAGTATTTGTACATTATTTAATATTCTGTTTGATACATTAGAAAATTCAATTACTGAATATAAAATGTCGCATGAAAATATATCTTTATAAATGATGGTACCCAGTTGTGATAATATCCAACTGCAAATTGAAAGTTCATAATAAAAGAATTGTAACAATTTTTTGTTGATCAAAATTGTCCAGAGATAAAGCAAAAGACATTAATAaatgatttgatatttaaaaaaatcttccctGTGAACCAGCTATATCACTCAGTTTTATTCAGTCACAGATATCAGATTGTTACTTATTATTTatgttgtgaaaaaaaaatctttatccaAAGTTGCAAACTCATTGTTCCACTTGTCCTTTCTCCTTCTATCTTTGGCATAATCTATGAGACAACTTTTTAAAACTGCTCTAAACTTCATTTACATTTGATGTGTGTGATGCTATTGAAAATTGCATGGTAtttaaatgagattaaattaatgTAGTTGAAAGTATTTCATTATTGGAAATaagcttttgcttttttttccccatagacTTGTCTGCAGAACAGATTTGTTGAAAAATCCTTGGACAGATTTGTTGAAAATATGAAGATGTGAGACATGGAGTGCACAGAGTAATAGCCCCTAAAGAGTGTTTGATCAAATTTAAAATAGAGACTGAGTATGTAAAGGAAATTTTTTTGTCAACATTGACTTTTTACAAGAATCTCATGTTAATGAGTCATTaacgctgagggcaagaagaaccATGTGGCGATTTCTTAAACTGAAGCTTGGTCGCTTGTACTGCTGTTTTAAGTTTCTGCTTTTGGTGAGTCTGTTGGTTTTCATGTTAATGAATACGCACACATTGTTTGACTCCTTTCAGAAGAATGAACTTGCAGATCGTCGTTTTATTAGCCTCAACAAGTGTCCAGCATGTTTTGGTACTAGTTGGTGTCGTAAGTTTATGAATGGCCAAATAACATTTGAAACGTGGGGTCGTCTGCGAATTCTGGATTTCTTGAATGTGAAAAATGTCTACTTCGCTCAATATGGCGAACCAAGAGAAGGCGCAAGGCGTGTCATTCTCAAGCGCTTGGGTTCTAATCAAGAGCTGATCGAGATGGATCAAAAGATCTGCAAACGGGCCTTGGGACGTCCCCGTTGTGATGTTACACAAGCTATTTACAAGACTCAGTTTTCTCGTTTAAATGGAGAAGTTCGGTTACTGACCCCAGATATTGTGGAAGGATGGTCAGACTTAGTACACTGTCCATCACAGCGACTCCTGGACAGAATTGTACGTAGGTATGCTGAAACAAAGGATTCTGGAAGCTTCTTGATGAAGAATTTGAAAGATTCTGAGCGTATGCAGCTACTTCTAACTTTGGCTTTTAATCCAGAACCACTAGTTCTTCAGGTATGATTAATAAATATTGCATTCTTTTTGAGTTGGTGCAAATTTTGATGTGGGTTTAATTCTTGTTATTTGTCAAAAATAACTGCtttgttattttttatttttttttgcctatgtACACTGAATTGAGGGATGTCAAAGATGTAGCATCTGTTAAACAATAATGACATTGTTTTGGCAGTAATTGCTTGCCTCTTTAACATTGCTTTTTGAATAGAATAGCATTTATAAAACTTGgtagaatgtattttttttaaattaacttgatttgttgatttttaaaaaaattgtatttggTAAATTCATATTTGTTCATGTTCATGAGATCTGCAAATTAAATTGAAGGTTGTTGATATTTAATGTCATTTCAGTCTATTTTATTGCAATATTATATCAAGAGTTCATAGTGATGGTAATTATTCTAATACATTGAACTTTTACCATGCTGATAGCTTTAAGACAAAATTTGTAAACATTTATTGTGATTTTTGAGGACGTTAGAATATTCAAATCCTAAACCAAGCTTGCTGTGGTTTCGTGTTGAGTCATTTGTTAATTGATGTAACATAGGTGAAAGTAGTGGAATTCAAAGAAACGGAGTTTCATTTTAAAAAGTTTGCTGAAGTGTGGAAGAAGCAATTTGGGTTGTCGAGtcgatactgattttttttcgtTGTAAGAGTTTGCTGCTTCTGTCCTTAGTGTGACAAGTTCTCTTTTCAGAAACTTGTCCCACTCTCTTTTAAACGCAGTAATTCATTGGACTCATTTTGTACCATTTCCCTTctatttattttgtcttcttGCAACTTATTTTCTATCACATtgcccaatttttttttgctttcttagGCATTTCAGTACACTAAGAGGAACATACAATAGCTCGATAGCCTATCAGCACAACTGAAGGAGATGGGAAAAGGTGTGAACATTTGTCAAAATCCTAGGTGATCCCATGGATGATGTGCAAACTTCACATGGACAGACAAACTCTGATCCTTGGAGCTTTATGGTAGCAACACTAATTTCTGTACAGCCATAATGGTGTAAAATAATCAATGTTGTTACTGGACAAGGCTGAATTTGGATCACCCTGCTGTCAATTTTCCAAATTCAAAGTGAGATTTACTTTGGGAGCTTTGCAGCCTAcgggtacacgatcctttatccgaaaCCCTTGGACAGTATGTTTTGGATTTTTCcgtatttcggaaagcccacccgaattgtgctgctctatccacccccacccccttccaattccCCGACTTCCGATCCctggattttggagcattttagatgtccggataaagaatcgtgtacctgtatacTCACAATATTTGAAGTAATTTGTGAACCAATTGCATAAAGTCCTCAACTCAgatatgatcttattaaatgctgGAGTAAGTGCAGAGGGCCGTGGCTTACTCTTGCATTTAATATGGCTTTGTTCTTTTGAAAGGATGATGAAATAAATGTGGCATAAGACTGATATTCATTGAAGATTTTACATAGACTGAATTGGGTCAAATAGCCTCTCTGCCATTATTGGcccattttaaatgttttgttcCCCTGTTATGAATTCATTGAATTCTGATGTTTAGAGCATTTTTACTAGCTACTGTTAATGAAGCATGCTGAAGAATAGCTCCTGTAAAATCAGACATCTAgatattttcaaaacaataactTTCAGTAATGGTTTGCGTCATTGTGTTCAGATCATGTTCTTTTTTATAGACTTTTAAACTGAAAACTATCTTAAAATTTGTACTCAAAACATGTACTTAAATGTTAGTAGTTTGCATGCAGCATCCAATCATTTATAAATCACTGTTCAAGTTGCTgaatattaaatttaatttatttaagttTTCACTGATGAAATTGTTCTGAATTCATCTCAGTGTGGGCTTCTAACAGAGTTGGTGTTAGTGGAATGTTGAGCATACACTGTAATGAAGTTGTATTGTTGCATTGGACACTACAAAGGAAATTTCATTCATATAAGAGTACATTTATTTGTGTCATTTTGTCAAACTAATCTGAATTATTAAACTGTAAATGGCTTTGTTATTAAACTGTAAATGGCTTTGATAGATAAGGCAGCAGTGGAGAATTTAAAGTTAGTTGACCAACTGGTAGGGAAGGTGATTGAGCTCTAGTAAGATATTTCAAAAGATACATGCCCAGATGTCTATTAATCATGAGTGTCGCAGGTGTGCGAGGAATATTATAGTATGTGTAAAACTTAGCAGAAGAAATGTTTTGCTTATTTGCTGGATttgttcatttatttaaaaaatttggtccatTGGTAAAATGCAATGCAGGGTTCGAGCCTTTTTTCCAAGTTACATTATGCACCCTTTACCTTTTAAGTATAGTTTTTGTGCAAATGGTTATAGTTTTAAGCACGTCAACCATTGTGGTGTCTCCTATTGGTTTGTGGCCATctaactacagcacagaaaacaggccattcggcccttctactgtgtgctgaaacatcattccactagtcccactgacctacacccattccatacccttcagacctctcccatccatgtatctatccaatttattcttaaaacttgagtgaGCCCGTATTTACTACATCAGGTGGCGGCTCGTACACACACAAGTTTCTTCTAAACCTTTACCCTTTCACCCAAAAGcaatgtcctctcatatttacctCTCCTAATctatggaaagagcctactcacatttattctgtctatacccgtcataattttgtaaacctctatcaaatctccactcatttttctgcgctcaaaggaataaagtcctaacctacttaatgttttcctgtaactcaattccatAAGACCactaacatcctagtaaatctctcttCATgccttcaatcttactgatatcctcctTGAAgtatggcgaccagaactgcacacaataatccaaatttatCTTCATCGATGTCTTAGACAACCTCaacctaacatcccaactcctgtactcaatactttgatttatgaagaccaagttgccaaaagctttctttacaaccttgtctagctgtgacaccactttcagggaattatgtatttgtattcccagatccctttgttcctctgctctCCTTAGTGTCCTACGtgtactatgtatgtcctaccttggtttgcccttccaaaatgcaacacctcacacttatctgcattaaactccatctgctatatTCTGTgtaatttttccagttggtccagatccccctgcaagctttgaaagccttcctcgctgtccacaacgccccctatcttaatgtcatcagcaaatttgctgattcaatttcctgcgttatcatctagatcacacatgtcaaactctggcctataattaaatttggcccgcaagatcatttcaaaaatgtattagaggtggcccgccctgcagcgagagccgatgctgttttttggtaatgtcacccccaccatcctcccccttcattgcacatccttccccattgtaacatgagaaattgtaacacgagaagtctgtcgatgtcatcagccggcaagccagttggaaggctccccgcacaaccagtcacttctcccacctgtcgagcggtgcggcggattggcgagcgcctgtgatttcctgtcggcgcgacgggcatggcaggctgcgcaagggcagcacgagccccgcgcgactggcaccggacggcccttccacagcgaaAGTGCACTtatcccggtcgccacggccttcagcgcttgcacccgcgcggaccccagggacggctgggtcggccctgcacgtgaagagagagatggtggctgtccgcaaaggctgatcggcagcgcgctgggcctgagtgggtgggaaagcaggggtgggcagagggcgtaggtgaggagtaatgggcaggggaagttatggtggtgcgaggggcagttagagggagggatgagtagaaggaggggtggatagggaagagataaaaggggaggggcagggcgagtaggggaggggagattagagggtgagagatgggtagagggaggaacaggttgaggggagaggcagtagagggtgtgtataggatggggtgggtagaggcagaacgagtggagtgaggggtgaggagaggttgggtaaaggactggtcaggtagagggatggtgggtcgagggtgaatagaggcctagagcctgaggagtgagcaggaaatgctgagtcctgatgcaggccaaaatggacacagcctgtgaatgctgactacatctccacagggaccaaataggtttccctcaggtcaagcaaagggtgaacttgagctacctactcctgacctgtaacattatccttctaaagttatatcctaaagtttaacattacatatgttgaaagaagagaaaacatgcagatgttgttgaaaattttcaataagtatttagttctgccctcgacttagtccaagtttttaattttggccctccgtgaatttgagtttgacacccctgatctagatcattgattttgacaacaaacaacaatgatcacagcaccaatccctggagcataccactaatcacaggcctccagtctgagaagcaatcatccactaccactctctgtcttctcctattcagccaatttcaaatccagtttacaacctttgCACGGagacctagtgcctgaacctcctgaactaaccttccatgtgggaccttgtcaaaggccttaataaaatctgtggacaacatccacagcttttccttcatctactttctttggAACC from Narcine bancroftii isolate sNarBan1 chromosome 9, sNarBan1.hap1, whole genome shotgun sequence harbors:
- the LOC138742669 gene encoding divergent protein kinase domain 2A-like isoform X1; the protein is MWRFLKLKLGRLYCCFKFLLLVSLLVFMLMNTHTLFDSFQKNELADRRFISLNKCPACFGTSWCRKFMNGQITFETWGRLRILDFLNVKNVYFAQYGEPREGARRVILKRLGSNQELIEMDQKICKRALGRPRCDVTQAIYKTQFSRLNGEVRLLTPDIVEGWSDLVHCPSQRLLDRIVRRYAETKDSGSFLMKNLKDSERMQLLLTLAFNPEPLVLQSFPSDEGWPFAKYLGACGRVVAVNYVGNELWSFYHAPWEKRVDLAWQLLEIAEQLTNNDFDFALYLLDASFDNFAVGSRDGKVIIIDAENIIVADKRLIKQNKPQNWDIWYESKFDDCGREACLSFSKDALCSRVTVDHNYYAICQNLLSRYAIWRGTSGGLLHNPPVEIARTGRLEALLEECANPKKEYGRFQAARELRDYLAKLNNNVR